One genomic window of Nakamurella panacisegetis includes the following:
- the istB gene encoding IS21-like element helper ATPase IstB, producing MTTTTSTVDAAAQACIGAAARELHLPTVRTEAVRLAEIALRERQSHLGYLAEVLAAEVDDRSERRRTRRINDAHFPRLKRLADFKVEQVPGLQPAQLATLAKGGYLAAGEPVVLLGDSGTGKSHLLIGLGLAACEQGRRVRYVTTAQLVNELVEAADERVLSRVVGRYGRLDLLLLDEVGYVKIDPRGAELLFQVITEREERASIGLATNLPFSEWGSVFTDARLVAAIVDRVTFNAHIIETGSQSYRLGSKTKPQPT from the coding sequence ATGACCACGACCACGTCCACCGTCGATGCGGCGGCGCAAGCCTGCATCGGGGCCGCTGCCCGCGAACTTCATCTGCCGACCGTCCGCACCGAAGCGGTCCGGTTGGCCGAGATCGCCCTGCGAGAAAGGCAATCCCACCTGGGGTACCTCGCCGAAGTGCTGGCCGCGGAGGTCGATGACCGGTCCGAACGGCGCCGGACCCGCCGGATCAACGACGCCCACTTCCCCCGGCTGAAGCGCCTCGCCGACTTCAAGGTCGAGCAGGTCCCCGGCCTGCAACCGGCGCAGCTGGCCACCTTGGCCAAAGGTGGTTACCTGGCCGCCGGTGAACCGGTGGTACTGCTCGGGGACTCCGGGACCGGCAAGTCGCACCTACTCATCGGTCTCGGGTTGGCGGCCTGCGAACAAGGCCGCCGGGTCCGCTACGTCACCACCGCCCAACTGGTCAACGAACTGGTCGAAGCCGCCGACGAACGAGTTCTGTCAAGGGTTGTCGGACGCTACGGCCGTCTGGATCTTCTCCTTCTCGATGAGGTCGGATACGTCAAAATCGACCCCAGAGGGGCCGAGTTGCTGTTCCAGGTGATCACCGAACGGGAGGAACGGGCCTCCATCGGATTGGCAACAAATTTGCCGTTCAGCGAATGGGGATCGGTGTTCACCGACGCCCGCCTCGTCGCGGCCATCGTCGACCGCGTCACCTTCAACGCCCACATCATCGAAACCGGCAGCCAGTCATACCGTCTCGGCAGCAAGACCAAGCCGCAACCGACATAG